Part of the Halogeometricum sp. S3BR5-2 genome, GGGTCGACGATTTCGACCATCCCGGCGCCGTCGCCGTCCGCATTTGTGCTCCCGTCCGAGTCGGGGTCCGTGCTGCTGACCCAGTAGCGCTTGCGGTCGTGCATCTCGCGGTGTTCGACCCGGTCGGCGATGTCCGCGAGCCAATCGTGGACGCGCTGGATATCGATGTTCCACTCGGGGCGACCGGTCAGTTCGGGCATGTACTCGATGAGCTGGAGCTGAAGCCCCTCGTTCTCCGCGACGTAGTCGACCATCTCGTCGACGTAGCCCGCGGTGTGCTCGAAGACGACCATGTTGAGTTTCACCGGCGAGAGGCCGGCGTCGACGGCGGCCCGCACGCCCTCCATCACCTGGTCGTACGCGCCGGACTGGGTTATCTCGGCGAACTCCTCGGGGTCGAGGGCGTCCTGCGAGACGTTCACCCGCGAGAGGCCCGCGGCCTTCAGGTCCTCGGCGCGGCCGGGGAGGAACGTTCCGTTCGTCGTCAGCGACGTCTCCATCGACTCGGGCGTGCGTTCGAGTATCTCCTCTAAGTCCTGCCGGAGCATCGGCTCCCCTCCCGTGAATTTCACCTTCTCGACGCCGAACTCCTCGGCGACTTCGAGGAAGCGGACGACGTCGTCGGCCGACATCTCGTCGTCGTCGGGGTCCATCGGGCCGC contains:
- the moaA gene encoding GTP 3',8-cyclase MoaA, which codes for MLEDDFGREVTGVRVSLTDRCNFDCVYCHNEGLGDTRGPMDPDDDEMSADDVVRFLEVAEEFGVEKVKFTGGEPMLRQDLEEILERTPESMETSLTTNGTFLPGRAEDLKAAGLSRVNVSQDALDPEEFAEITQSGAYDQVMEGVRAAVDAGLSPVKLNMVVFEHTAGYVDEMVDYVAENEGLQLQLIEYMPELTGRPEWNIDIQRVHDWLADIADRVEHREMHDRKRYWVSSTDPDSDGSTNADGDGAGMVEIVDPVENEEFCANCHRVRVTHEGYLKGCLNRNDDLRSMGEMTREEIRETYRETVENRVPYYGEYLVQDDDDQWVVNEKYIGA